From one Pseudomonas fluorescens genomic stretch:
- a CDS encoding methionine gamma-lyase: MSGSNNKSGFATRAIHHGYNPLEHNGALVPPIYQTATFAFPTVEYGAACFAGEESGYFYSRISNPTLALLEQRMASLEGGEAGLALASGMGAITATLWTLLRPGDEVMVGRTLYGCTFAFLHHGIGEFGVKVRHVDMSDLQAVAAAITPNTRVIYFETPANPNMHMTDIAAVAKLAHQHDISVVVDNTYCTPYLQRPLELGADLVVHSATKYLSGHGDITAGLVVGRKALVDRVRLEGLKDMTGAVMSPHDAALLMRGMKTLTLRMERHCSNAQTIAEYLEQQPEVELINYPGLPGFAQYELAKRQMRMPGGMIAFELKGGITAGRRFMNALQLFSRAVSLGDAESLAQHPASMTHSSYTPEERAQYGISEGLVRLSVGLEDIDDLLADIQQALKACA; encoded by the coding sequence TGAGCGGCTCCAATAACAAATCAGGTTTTGCCACCCGCGCCATTCATCACGGTTACAACCCGCTGGAGCACAATGGTGCCCTGGTGCCGCCGATCTATCAGACGGCCACCTTTGCTTTTCCGACCGTCGAGTACGGCGCTGCCTGCTTCGCCGGGGAAGAGAGCGGATACTTCTACAGCCGTATTTCCAACCCCACCCTGGCCCTCCTGGAACAACGCATGGCTTCGCTGGAGGGGGGGGAGGCCGGCTTGGCGCTGGCCTCGGGCATGGGTGCGATTACCGCCACGCTATGGACCTTGCTACGCCCCGGCGATGAGGTGATGGTGGGGCGCACCCTGTACGGCTGCACCTTTGCCTTTTTGCACCATGGCATCGGCGAATTTGGCGTCAAGGTCCGGCATGTCGACATGAGCGACCTGCAAGCGGTCGCTGCGGCGATCACCCCCAATACCCGGGTGATCTACTTCGAAACCCCGGCCAACCCCAACATGCACATGACCGATATCGCCGCCGTGGCCAAGCTTGCGCACCAGCACGATATCAGTGTGGTGGTTGACAACACTTATTGCACTCCGTATCTGCAGCGGCCGCTGGAGTTGGGCGCCGACCTGGTGGTGCATTCGGCGACCAAGTATCTCAGCGGCCATGGCGATATCACCGCCGGCCTGGTGGTCGGACGCAAGGCATTGGTGGACAGGGTGCGTCTGGAAGGTTTGAAGGACATGACCGGTGCAGTGATGTCGCCCCATGACGCCGCCTTGCTGATGCGCGGGATGAAAACCCTGACCCTGCGCATGGAGCGCCACTGCAGCAACGCGCAAACCATCGCCGAATACCTGGAGCAACAGCCAGAAGTTGAACTGATCAATTACCCAGGCTTACCCGGTTTTGCCCAGTACGAACTGGCCAAGCGGCAGATGCGGATGCCGGGCGGGATGATCGCTTTCGAGCTCAAGGGCGGTATCACCGCCGGTCGACGTTTCATGAACGCCCTGCAGCTGTTCAGCCGTGCCGTCAGTCTTGGCGATGCCGAATCCCTGGCCCAGCACCCGGCAAGCATGACCCACTCCAGCTATACCCCAGAGGAACGTGCGCAGTACGGAATTTCCGAAGGTCTGGTACGACTGTCGGTGGGCCTTGAGGACATCGACGACTTGCTGGCGGATATTCAGCAGGCGCTCAAGGCCTGCGCCTGA
- the mdeB gene encoding alpha-ketoglutarate dehydrogenase, with the protein MNLVPGEGVPRRPGDPQQDSDPGETAEWLDALDSTLLHCGPERARFLLEQLEAHARELGLERGVQAFSAYRNTLSVEQQGVYPGDLELDERITSILRWNALAMVMRANHAYGDLGGHIASYASAAEIFEVGFQYFFRGEAGGEQRSADLVFFQPHSAPGIYARAFLEGRLSEEQLASYRQEVAGNGLCSYPHPWLMPDFWQFPTGSMGIGPINAIYQARFMRYLHNRQLLDTSTRHVWGVFGDGEMDEPESIAGLTLAAREQLDNLTFVVNCNLQRLDGPVRGNGQIIQELEALFSGAGWNVIKVLWGSEWDALFARDTEHVLLRQLAATPDGQFQNLGAKDGAYNLEHFFNQQPALQKLVEHMSSAEINALKRGGHDFRKLYAAFAAAKACKGRPTVILAKTKKGYGMSAAGESRMTAHQAKKLDVQALLAFRDRFHLPLSDAQVEQLQFYRPAADSAEMRYLRERRTALGGPLPARRSDVRPVPVPALEAMGGFALQADGKEMSTTMAAVRMLSAWLKAPQLGPRVVPIVADEARTFGMASLFRQIGIYSPQGQCYEPEDAGSLLSYKEARDGQLLEEGITEAGAISSWVAAATSYAVHGEPMLPVYIYYSMFGFQRVGDLIWAAADQRARGLLLGATAGRTTLGGEGLQHQDGSSLVMASMVPNCRAWEPCFAGELAVILEYAARRMLSEQRDEFHYVAVMNENYPQPSLPAQVHEEVLRGMYRYVEQRVAVAQGRVRLLGSGAILREAIAASELLASDWQIESEVFSVTSFSELAREARDVDRAGRLGQGNGDLSHVQRCLDGDAPVIAATDYVRAWPQLIAEYVQAPYVTLGTDGFGRSDTRQQLRRFFEVDRFSIVLASLHSLVRQGGVQRRVLDEAREKYGYRAGDAPWYC; encoded by the coding sequence ATGAACCTTGTGCCTGGTGAAGGTGTGCCGCGGCGCCCGGGCGATCCACAGCAGGACAGCGACCCGGGAGAAACCGCCGAGTGGCTGGACGCACTGGATTCGACCCTGCTGCACTGCGGTCCGGAGCGCGCGCGGTTTCTGCTTGAGCAGCTTGAAGCCCACGCCCGAGAGCTGGGCCTGGAGCGCGGTGTCCAGGCCTTTTCGGCCTATCGCAATACCTTGTCGGTGGAGCAGCAGGGCGTCTACCCGGGTGACTTGGAGCTCGATGAACGCATTACCAGTATCCTGCGCTGGAATGCTCTGGCCATGGTCATGCGGGCTAACCACGCCTATGGCGACCTCGGTGGGCACATCGCCAGTTATGCCTCGGCAGCAGAAATTTTCGAAGTCGGTTTTCAGTACTTTTTTCGTGGTGAGGCCGGCGGCGAGCAACGCAGCGCTGACCTGGTGTTCTTCCAGCCGCATTCGGCACCGGGCATTTACGCCCGAGCGTTTCTCGAAGGCCGCCTGAGCGAAGAGCAGTTGGCCAGCTATCGCCAGGAAGTGGCCGGCAATGGCCTGTGTTCCTATCCGCACCCGTGGCTGATGCCCGACTTTTGGCAGTTCCCGACCGGCTCCATGGGCATCGGGCCGATCAACGCCATCTACCAGGCGCGGTTCATGCGCTACCTGCACAATCGCCAGTTGCTCGACACCAGTACCCGGCACGTCTGGGGTGTGTTTGGCGATGGCGAGATGGACGAGCCGGAGTCCATCGCCGGCCTGACTCTGGCCGCCCGCGAGCAGTTGGATAACCTGACCTTTGTGGTCAACTGCAATCTGCAGCGCCTGGATGGCCCGGTGCGGGGCAATGGCCAGATCATCCAGGAGCTTGAGGCGCTGTTCAGTGGCGCTGGCTGGAACGTGATCAAGGTGCTCTGGGGCTCGGAGTGGGACGCGCTGTTCGCCCGCGATACCGAGCATGTGCTGCTGCGCCAGTTGGCTGCGACACCCGACGGGCAGTTCCAGAACCTCGGGGCCAAGGACGGGGCCTACAACCTCGAACACTTTTTCAATCAGCAGCCGGCCTTGCAGAAACTGGTCGAGCACATGAGCTCGGCCGAGATCAATGCGCTCAAGCGCGGTGGCCACGACTTTCGCAAACTGTACGCCGCCTTCGCCGCTGCCAAGGCCTGCAAGGGCCGGCCGACGGTTATTCTGGCCAAGACCAAGAAAGGCTATGGCATGAGCGCCGCCGGTGAATCGCGGATGACTGCACACCAGGCCAAGAAGCTCGATGTGCAGGCCTTGCTGGCGTTCCGTGATCGTTTCCATTTGCCGCTGTCGGACGCGCAGGTCGAGCAGTTGCAGTTCTATCGCCCGGCCGCAGACAGCGCAGAGATGCGCTACCTGCGCGAGCGTCGCACCGCCCTGGGTGGGCCGCTGCCTGCGCGGCGTAGTGACGTACGCCCGGTGCCGGTCCCGGCGCTGGAGGCCATGGGCGGCTTTGCCCTGCAAGCCGACGGCAAGGAGATGTCCACCACCATGGCTGCCGTGCGCATGCTCAGCGCCTGGCTCAAGGCACCGCAGCTGGGACCGCGTGTGGTGCCGATTGTGGCCGACGAGGCGCGCACCTTCGGCATGGCCAGCCTGTTTCGCCAGATCGGTATCTATTCGCCCCAGGGGCAGTGCTACGAGCCTGAGGACGCAGGTTCGCTGCTGTCTTACAAGGAAGCGCGCGATGGCCAGCTGCTGGAGGAAGGTATTACCGAAGCCGGAGCGATTTCTTCCTGGGTGGCGGCGGCAACGTCTTACGCGGTGCATGGCGAGCCGATGCTGCCGGTGTACATCTATTACTCGATGTTCGGTTTCCAGCGCGTGGGCGACCTGATCTGGGCGGCCGCCGACCAGCGTGCCCGTGGCCTGCTGCTGGGGGCCACTGCCGGGCGCACGACACTGGGCGGGGAAGGCTTGCAGCATCAGGACGGTTCGAGCCTGGTGATGGCTTCGATGGTGCCCAACTGCCGGGCCTGGGAGCCGTGCTTTGCCGGTGAGCTGGCGGTGATCCTGGAGTACGCGGCGCGGCGCATGCTCAGCGAACAGCGCGACGAGTTTCACTACGTCGCGGTGATGAACGAAAACTACCCACAGCCATCCCTGCCTGCGCAGGTGCATGAAGAGGTCCTGCGCGGCATGTACCGTTATGTCGAACAGCGCGTCGCCGTTGCCCAGGGGCGCGTGCGCCTGTTGGGCTCCGGGGCGATTCTGCGTGAAGCCATTGCCGCCAGCGAGCTGCTGGCCAGCGATTGGCAGATTGAAAGCGAAGTGTTCAGTGTCACCAGCTTCAGCGAACTGGCGCGGGAGGCGCGGGATGTTGATCGCGCCGGTCGGCTGGGGCAGGGCAATGGTGATCTCAGCCATGTGCAGCGCTGCCTGGACGGTGATGCGCCGGTCATCGCTGCCACCGACTACGTGCGGGCCTGGCCGCAATTGATTGCCGAGTATGTGCAAGCGCCTTATGTGACGCTTGGGACTGACGGTTTTGGTCGTAGTGATACCCGCCAGCAGTTGCGCCGGTTTTTCGAAGTCGATCGCTTCAGTATCGTCCTGGCCAGCTTGCACAGCCTGGTGCGCCAGGGTGGAGTACAGCGGCGGGTGCTGGATGAGGCGCGGGAGAAGTATGGGTACCGGGCGGGGGATGCACCTTGGTACTGCTGA
- a CDS encoding YhcB family protein, giving the protein MELSLLVWLLPTLALVVGVVVGFLVARLLPNAAPSSTQRQLDDIQERFDSYQNEVVTHFNSTAALVKKLTQSYQDVQDHLAEGANRLALDELTRQRLLAALHSEAVQPARDRLTPPKDTEVPRDYAPKAPNAPGMLDEHYGLKR; this is encoded by the coding sequence GTGGAACTCTCGCTCTTAGTTTGGTTGTTGCCGACCCTGGCCCTCGTCGTGGGTGTCGTCGTTGGTTTCCTGGTCGCCCGCCTGCTGCCCAATGCCGCACCGAGCAGCACCCAGCGTCAGCTGGATGACATCCAGGAACGTTTCGACAGCTACCAGAATGAGGTGGTTACTCACTTCAACAGTACGGCTGCGCTGGTCAAGAAACTGACCCAAAGTTACCAGGACGTCCAGGATCACCTGGCCGAAGGCGCCAACCGCCTGGCCCTGGACGAACTCACCCGTCAGCGCCTGCTGGCCGCCCTGCACTCCGAGGCCGTGCAGCCGGCGCGTGATCGCCTGACCCCGCCGAAGGACACCGAGGTGCCGCGCGACTACGCACCGAAAGCGCCCAACGCCCCGGGCATGCTCGATGAGCATTACGGGCTCAAGCGCTAA
- a CDS encoding alpha/beta hydrolase yields MLIRETPVFIDGPVGQLEALYLDVADARGVVLLCHPNPVQGGTMMNKVVSMLQRTARDAGYITLRFNYRGVGQSAGSHDMGSGEVDDAEAAVTWLREQHPELPLTLMGFSFGGFVAASLGGRLEAEGIHLKHLFMVAPAVMRLGDNPLPQRGELSVIQPETDEVIDPQIVYDWSDALPRPHELLKVAECGHFFHGKLTDLKELVLPRLSN; encoded by the coding sequence TTGCTTATCCGCGAAACCCCCGTATTCATCGATGGCCCGGTCGGCCAACTGGAAGCCTTGTACCTCGATGTCGCCGACGCCCGTGGCGTTGTGCTGCTGTGCCACCCCAACCCGGTGCAGGGTGGCACCATGATGAACAAGGTGGTGTCGATGCTGCAGCGCACCGCCCGCGATGCTGGCTACATCACCCTGCGTTTCAACTACCGCGGCGTTGGTCAGAGTGCCGGCAGCCATGACATGGGCAGCGGTGAAGTGGACGACGCCGAGGCGGCCGTCACCTGGCTGCGTGAACAACACCCCGAGTTGCCCCTGACCCTGATGGGCTTCTCCTTCGGTGGCTTTGTTGCCGCCAGCCTCGGCGGTCGCCTCGAAGCCGAAGGCATCCACCTCAAGCACCTGTTCATGGTTGCGCCAGCGGTGATGCGCCTGGGTGACAACCCCTTGCCGCAGCGCGGCGAGCTCAGCGTCATCCAGCCGGAAACCGACGAAGTGATCGATCCGCAGATCGTCTACGATTGGTCCGACGCACTACCACGCCCCCATGAGCTGCTGAAAGTGGCAGAATGCGGACACTTTTTCCACGGCAAGCTCACCGACCTCAAGGAACTGGTGCTGCCGCGCCTTTCGAACTGA
- a CDS encoding tryptophan--tRNA ligase, translated as MTTRILTGITTTGTPHLGNYAGAIRPAILASREPGVDSFYFLADYHALIKCDDPQRIQRSRLEIAATWLAGGLDPERVTFYRQSDIPEIPELTWLLTCVAAKGLLNRAHAYKASVDKNVENGEDPDAGISMGLYSYPVLMAADILMFNANKVPVGRDQIQHVEMARDIGQRFNHLFGQGKEFFAMPEALIEESVATLPGLDGRKMSKSYDNTIPLFTSAKDMKDAISRIVTDSRAPGEAKDPDNSHLFTLFQAFATASQAEEFRSELLQGLGWGEAKQRLFQLLDGQLSEPRERYHQLISRPADLEDILLAGAQKARKVATPFLGQLREAVGLRSFRNIEQATAQVKKKAAKTARFVSFREDDGSFRFRLLAADGEQLLLSRNFADGKTAGAVSKQLQQGGELDVRHEGLGFSLWLEGECVGDGPQFVDAAARDSAIDTLRAALVPQQD; from the coding sequence ATGACTACGCGCATCCTTACCGGTATCACCACCACGGGCACGCCTCACCTGGGCAACTACGCCGGTGCCATCCGCCCGGCGATCCTCGCCAGCCGTGAACCGGGTGTCGACTCGTTCTACTTCCTGGCCGACTACCACGCCCTGATCAAATGCGATGACCCGCAGCGCATCCAGCGCTCGCGCCTGGAAATCGCCGCGACCTGGCTGGCCGGTGGCCTGGACCCGGAACGAGTGACCTTCTATCGCCAGTCCGACATTCCGGAAATCCCCGAGCTGACCTGGCTGCTGACCTGCGTCGCGGCCAAGGGCCTGCTCAACCGTGCGCACGCCTACAAGGCCTCGGTGGACAAGAACGTCGAGAACGGCGAAGACCCGGATGCCGGTATCAGCATGGGCCTGTACAGCTACCCGGTACTGATGGCCGCCGACATCCTGATGTTCAACGCCAACAAGGTGCCGGTCGGCCGCGACCAGATCCAGCACGTGGAAATGGCCCGCGACATCGGCCAGCGCTTCAACCACCTGTTCGGCCAGGGCAAGGAGTTCTTCGCCATGCCCGAAGCGCTGATCGAGGAAAGCGTGGCGACGCTGCCGGGCCTTGATGGGCGCAAGATGTCCAAGAGCTACGACAACACCATCCCGTTGTTCACCAGCGCCAAGGACATGAAGGATGCCATTTCGCGCATCGTCACCGACTCCCGCGCCCCGGGCGAAGCCAAAGACCCGGACAACTCGCACCTGTTCACCCTGTTCCAGGCCTTCGCCACTGCCTCGCAAGCTGAAGAATTCCGCAGCGAACTGCTGCAGGGCCTGGGCTGGGGCGAAGCCAAGCAGCGTCTGTTCCAGTTGCTCGACGGCCAACTGAGCGAGCCGCGTGAGCGTTATCACCAGCTGATCAGCCGCCCGGCCGACCTTGAGGACATCCTCCTGGCCGGTGCGCAGAAAGCCCGCAAGGTGGCCACGCCGTTCCTTGGGCAGCTGCGTGAGGCGGTGGGCCTGCGCTCGTTCCGCAACATCGAGCAGGCAACTGCCCAGGTCAAGAAGAAGGCGGCCAAGACTGCGCGCTTTGTCAGCTTCCGCGAAGACGACGGCAGTTTCCGCTTCCGTCTGCTGGCTGCCGATGGCGAGCAACTGCTGCTGTCGCGCAACTTCGCCGACGGCAAGACCGCTGGTGCGGTGAGCAAGCAACTGCAACAGGGCGGCGAGCTCGATGTGCGTCACGAAGGCCTGGGCTTCAGCCTGTGGCTGGAAGGCGAGTGCGTCGGTGACGGCCCGCAGTTCGTCGATGCCGCTGCCCGTGACAGCGCGATCGACACCCTGCGCGCGGCCCTGGTGCCCCAGCAGGACTGA
- the zapE gene encoding cell division protein ZapE: MTPLERYQADLKRPEFFHDAAQETAVRHLQRLYDDLIAAQNNKPGVFGKLFGKKDQAPVKGLYFWGGVGRGKTYLVDTFFEALPFKQKVRTHFHRFMKRVHEEMKTLKGEKNPLTIIAKRFSDEARVICFDEFFVSDITDAMILGTLMEELFKNGVTLVATSNIVPDGLYKDGLQRARFLPAIALIKQNTEIVNVDSGVDYRLRHLEQAELFHFPLDEAAHESLRKSFKALTPECTQAVENDVLVIENREIRALRTCDDVAWFEFRELCDGPRSQNDYIELGKIFHAVLLSDVEQMSVATDDIARRFINMVDEFYDRNVKLIISAEVELKDLYTGGRLTFEFQRTLSRLLEMQSHEFLSRAHKP; the protein is encoded by the coding sequence ATGACGCCCCTAGAACGATATCAAGCAGATCTGAAACGTCCCGAATTCTTCCATGATGCGGCGCAGGAAACTGCAGTGCGTCATCTGCAGCGCCTGTACGACGATCTGATCGCGGCGCAGAACAACAAGCCGGGCGTGTTCGGCAAGTTGTTCGGCAAGAAGGACCAGGCACCGGTCAAGGGCTTGTACTTCTGGGGTGGGGTAGGCCGCGGCAAGACCTACCTGGTCGACACGTTCTTCGAAGCGCTGCCGTTCAAGCAGAAGGTGCGCACGCACTTCCACCGCTTCATGAAGCGCGTCCATGAGGAAATGAAAACCCTCAAGGGCGAGAAGAACCCGCTGACCATCATCGCCAAGCGTTTCTCCGATGAAGCGCGGGTGATCTGCTTCGACGAGTTCTTCGTCTCCGACATTACCGACGCGATGATCCTCGGCACCTTGATGGAGGAGCTGTTCAAGAACGGCGTGACCCTGGTGGCCACCTCCAACATCGTGCCCGACGGCTTGTACAAGGACGGCCTGCAGCGCGCGCGTTTCCTGCCGGCGATTGCCCTGATCAAGCAGAACACCGAGATCGTCAACGTCGACAGCGGCGTCGACTACCGCCTGCGTCACCTGGAGCAGGCTGAACTGTTCCACTTCCCGCTGGACGAAGCCGCTCACGAAAGCCTGCGCAAAAGCTTCAAGGCACTGACGCCGGAGTGCACCCAGGCGGTTGAGAACGACGTGCTGGTGATCGAGAACCGCGAGATTCGTGCGTTGCGCACTTGTGATGACGTGGCCTGGTTCGAATTCCGCGAACTGTGCGACGGCCCGCGCAGCCAGAACGACTACATCGAACTGGGCAAGATCTTCCATGCCGTGCTGCTGAGCGACGTCGAACAGATGAGCGTGGCCACCGATGACATCGCCCGGCGCTTCATCAACATGGTCGACGAGTTCTATGACCGCAACGTCAAGCTGATCATCTCGGCCGAGGTTGAGCTCAAGGACCTGTACACCGGTGGTCGCCTGACCTTCGAATTCCAGCGCACCTTGAGCCGCTTGCTGGAGATGCAGTCCCACGAATTCCTGTCGCGGGCGCATAAGCCTTAA
- a CDS encoding GlxA family transcriptional regulator, whose product MASLRYSKQLGLGLQPIFETRLVSPDGQPVRSFSEVMLPVDSGLEQADIIILPAFWDDFDALCQRYPQVLPWLREQHAHGAVLCGEASGVFWLAEAGLLDGKEATTYWRFFGQFEERFPKVSLNQDKHLTDADNLYCAGGATSACDLYIYLIERFCGANVAQAVARDILYEVQRNYTPGRMGFGGQKLHQDLIILQIQHWLEEHFADKFRFEDVARNHGMSIRNFMRRFQSATGDKPLHYLQRLRIETAKGLLSGTRKSIKTISYEVGYDDASFFARLFRQHTELSPNQYRQQFMQEA is encoded by the coding sequence CTGGCCAGCCTGCGCTACAGCAAACAATTGGGCCTGGGCCTGCAGCCGATATTCGAAACCCGCCTGGTGAGCCCTGACGGCCAGCCCGTACGCAGCTTCAGCGAGGTGATGCTGCCGGTCGACAGCGGCCTGGAGCAGGCCGACATCATCATCCTGCCGGCGTTCTGGGACGATTTCGATGCCCTCTGCCAGCGCTACCCGCAAGTACTGCCCTGGCTACGCGAGCAGCACGCGCACGGCGCGGTGCTCTGCGGCGAGGCCAGCGGCGTGTTCTGGCTGGCCGAAGCCGGGCTGCTCGACGGCAAGGAGGCAACCACCTACTGGCGCTTCTTCGGCCAGTTCGAAGAGCGCTTCCCCAAGGTCAGCCTCAACCAGGACAAGCACCTGACCGACGCCGACAACCTCTACTGCGCCGGCGGCGCCACCTCGGCCTGCGACCTGTACATCTACCTGATCGAGCGTTTCTGCGGGGCCAACGTGGCGCAAGCGGTGGCCCGCGACATCCTCTACGAAGTACAGCGCAACTACACCCCGGGGCGCATGGGCTTTGGCGGGCAGAAACTGCACCAGGACCTGATCATCCTGCAGATCCAGCACTGGCTCGAAGAGCATTTCGCCGACAAGTTCCGCTTCGAGGACGTGGCCCGCAATCACGGCATGAGCATTCGCAACTTCATGCGCCGCTTCCAGAGCGCCACCGGCGACAAGCCGCTGCACTACCTGCAACGACTGCGGATCGAAACAGCCAAGGGCTTGCTGTCGGGCACGCGCAAGAGCATCAAGACCATCAGCTATGAAGTGGGTTACGACGATGCGAGTTTCTTTGCCCGGTTGTTCAGGCAGCACACGGAGTTGTCGCCGAATCAGTATCGGCAGCAATTTATGCAGGAGGCCTGA
- the rplM gene encoding 50S ribosomal protein L13 codes for MKTFTAKPETVKRDWFVVDAAGKTLGRLATEIASRLRGKHKPEYTPHVDTGDYIVVINAEQVRVTGAKTSDKMYYSHSGFPGGIKEINFEKLIAKAPERVIETAVKGMLPKNPLGRDMYRKLKVYAGATHPHTAQQPQELKI; via the coding sequence ATGAAAACTTTTACTGCTAAACCGGAAACAGTAAAGCGTGACTGGTTCGTCGTTGACGCTGCTGGCAAGACCCTGGGTCGTCTGGCCACTGAGATCGCGAGCCGTCTGCGTGGCAAGCACAAGCCAGAGTACACTCCTCACGTTGACACCGGCGACTACATCGTCGTCATCAACGCTGAGCAAGTTCGTGTCACTGGTGCCAAGACTTCGGACAAAATGTACTACTCCCACTCCGGCTTCCCGGGCGGTATCAAGGAAATCAACTTCGAGAAGTTGATCGCCAAGGCCCCAGAGCGCGTGATCGAGACCGCGGTTAAAGGCATGCTGCCTAAAAACCCACTGGGTCGCGACATGTACCGTAAGCTGAAAGTCTATGCGGGCGCTACTCACCCTCATACTGCTCAGCAGCCCCAAGAACTGAAGATTTAA
- the rpsI gene encoding 30S ribosomal protein S9 yields the protein MSATQNYGTGRRKTATARVFLRPGTGNISINNRSLDVFFGRETARMVVRQPLELTETTEKFDIYVTVIGGGVSGQAGAIRHGITRALMDYDETLRGALRKAGYVTRDAREVERKKVGLRKARKRPQYSKR from the coding sequence ATGTCGGCGACTCAAAATTACGGCACTGGCCGTCGCAAGACCGCAACCGCTCGCGTTTTCCTGCGTCCAGGTACCGGTAACATCTCCATCAACAACCGTTCCCTGGACGTGTTCTTCGGTCGTGAAACCGCGCGCATGGTAGTACGCCAGCCGCTGGAACTGACCGAGACCACCGAAAAGTTCGACATCTACGTCACCGTTATCGGTGGTGGTGTCAGCGGCCAGGCCGGTGCAATCCGTCACGGTATCACCCGTGCACTGATGGACTACGACGAAACCCTGCGTGGCGCTCTGCGCAAAGCTGGCTACGTCACCCGCGACGCTCGTGAAGTCGAGCGTAAGAAAGTGGGTCTGCGTAAAGCACGTAAGCGTCCTCAGTACTCCAAGCGTTAA
- the petA gene encoding ubiquinol-cytochrome c reductase iron-sulfur subunit has protein sequence MSNDGVNAGRRRFLVAATSVVGAAGAVGAAVPFVGSWFPSAKAKAAGAPVKVNIAKVEPGQQMIAEWRGQPVFIVRRTEEILGNLKKITGDLSDPESKASVQPTYVDPENRSIKPEILVLVGLCTHLGCSPTFRPEVAPVDLGPKWVGGYFCPCHGSHYDLAGRVYKSQPAPLNLPVPPHSYESDDIIVVGVDQENA, from the coding sequence ATGAGCAATGACGGCGTCAATGCAGGCCGGCGTCGCTTCCTCGTAGCAGCCACGTCCGTGGTGGGTGCTGCAGGAGCGGTGGGGGCTGCGGTCCCGTTCGTAGGGTCATGGTTCCCCAGTGCCAAGGCGAAAGCCGCAGGTGCACCGGTGAAGGTCAATATTGCCAAGGTAGAGCCTGGTCAGCAGATGATTGCTGAGTGGCGCGGCCAACCGGTGTTCATCGTCCGTCGTACCGAAGAGATCCTCGGTAACCTCAAGAAGATCACCGGCGACCTCTCCGATCCTGAATCCAAGGCATCGGTTCAGCCCACCTACGTGGACCCGGAAAATCGCTCGATCAAGCCGGAGATCCTCGTGCTGGTCGGTCTGTGCACCCACCTGGGCTGCTCGCCGACCTTCCGTCCGGAAGTGGCACCTGTCGACCTGGGTCCGAAGTGGGTCGGTGGCTACTTCTGCCCGTGCCACGGTTCCCACTACGACCTGGCTGGCCGCGTCTACAAATCTCAGCCGGCGCCGCTCAATCTGCCAGTGCCGCCGCACTCTTATGAGTCGGACGACATCATCGTCGTCGGCGTCGATCAGGAGAACGCGTGA